A DNA window from Paralichthys olivaceus isolate ysfri-2021 chromosome 11, ASM2471397v2, whole genome shotgun sequence contains the following coding sequences:
- the LOC109634490 gene encoding lebercilin-like protein isoform X3 has protein sequence MEKHNKAMDVKRQNLRTFQRSKLSGKGKDTKTRRTFQNQGLKVLRNKPRQVSNQKTHSEEVLRIRELKNRGLDELQQLRELKNDNRLLKTLVSQNKVILQQFPSPDNRIFKTLTKYVNKLYGLQTLSRQTRACSNNTTAKLNAVEDKLLNANDSLQHLKRLSQDHNLLKKEPLICMMAQVLAKLEQKDTRIKELERHIQLSQIWFNHQLAKGKWKFNITMKCTCPKPQNLTQDMQDEASELQTAQIASESKDIQTDGSTEASSPVQSDTYEIVQLDEQLEEDQEDEQLEEHLEDQEDEQLEEQLDEQEDEEKQESPVNLYCCDPVQESLDTETEDSSNVLSAESHVEDPAVEEERSLLPVATEAPLVFQEKQKPQKHEESLKLLTKAKQNYTFKQTINNLHKGLPAYRCEYVKDPKKSPAVRKWTFKPHPEQTSSGKPTQDGACSSLNLGLTNKPKDID, from the exons atggaaAAGCACAATAAAGCCATGGATGTGAAAAGGCAGAACCTCAGGACTTTTCAAAGATCGAAACTATCTGGGAAGGGGAAAG ATACAAAAACCAGGAGAACTTTTCAAAACCAAGGCCTGAAGGTGCTTCGGAACAAGCCCCGGCAGGTTTCAAACCAAAAGACCCACTCTGAAGAAGTGCTCCGCATCCGCGAGCTGAAAAACCGGGGGTTGGATGAATTGCAGCAGCTGAGAGAGCTTAAAAATGACAACAGACTGCTGAAGACTCTAGTCAGTCAAAACAAAGTGATACTGCAGCAGTTCCCCAGTCCAGACAACCGAATTTTTAAG ACCCTCACCAAATACGTAAACAAGCTCTACGGCCTGCAGACTTTGAGCCGTCAAACCCGTGCCTGCTCGAACAACACGACAGCCAAGCTAAACGCCGTAGAGGATAAGTTGCTGAACGCAAACGACTCTCTTCAGCACCTGAAGCGCCTCAGCCAGGATCACAACCTACTGAAAAAAGAGCCGCTTATCTGCATGATGGCCCAGGTCTTGGCCAAGTTGGAGCAGAAGGACACGAGGATAAAG GAATTGGAGAGGCATATTCAGTTGAGCCAAATCTGGTTCAATCACCAGTTAGCCAAAGGGAAATGGAAGTTCAACATAACGATGAAATGTACATGCCCAAAGCCTCAAAACCTCACCCAGGACATGCAG GATGAAGCAAGTGAACTACAAACAGCCCAGATAG CCAGCGAAAGCAAGGACATTCAAACTGATGGATCCACTGAGGCTTCAAGTCCTGTACAGTCTGATACTTATGAGATTGTGCAGCTGgatgagcagctggaggaggaccaggaagatgagcagctggaggagcatcTGGAGGACCAGGAAgatgagcagctggaggagcagctggatgAGCAGGAAGACGAGGAAAAGCAGGAGAGCCCTGTAAACCTG TATTGTTGTGACCCAGTGCAGGAGTCTTTGGATACTGAGACAGAGGATTCTTCAAATGTCCTGTCAGCAGAGAGTCATGTTGAGGATCCTGCTGTTGAAGAGGAGAGATCATTGTTACCAGTGGCAACCGAGGCACCGCTGGTGTTCCAGGAAAAgcagaaaccacagaaacatgAGGAGTCTCTGAAATTACTCACTAAAGCCAAACAAAACTATACATTCAAGCAAACTATAAATAACCTGCACAAAGGACTACCTGCCTACAGATGTGAGTATGTCAAGGACCCAAAGAAATCTCCAGCCGTCAGGAAGTGGACTTTTAAACCTCATCCAGAACAAACATCATCTGGGAAACCCACACAAGATGGAGCATGCAGTTCTCTGAACCTCGGActgacaaataaaccaaaagacATTGACTAA
- the LOC109634490 gene encoding lebercilin-like protein isoform X1 gives MSKCTASYDTGLPILFLMEKHNKAMDVKRQNLRTFQRSKLSGKGKDTKTRRTFQNQGLKVLRNKPRQVSNQKTHSEEVLRIRELKNRGLDELQQLRELKNDNRLLKTLVSQNKVILQQFPSPDNRIFKTLTKYVNKLYGLQTLSRQTRACSNNTTAKLNAVEDKLLNANDSLQHLKRLSQDHNLLKKEPLICMMAQVLAKLEQKDTRIKELERHIQLSQIWFNHQLAKGKWKFNITMKCTCPKPQNLTQDMQDEASELQTAQIASESKDIQTDGSTEASSPVQSDTYEIVQLDEQLEEDQEDEQLEEHLEDQEDEQLEEQLDEQEDEEKQESPVNLYCCDPVQESLDTETEDSSNVLSAESHVEDPAVEEERSLLPVATEAPLVFQEKQKPQKHEESLKLLTKAKQNYTFKQTINNLHKGLPAYRCEYVKDPKKSPAVRKWTFKPHPEQTSSGKPTQDGACSSLNLGLTNKPKDID, from the exons ATGTCAAAGTGCACCGCCTCTTATGACACAG GTCttcctattttatttttgatggaaAAGCACAATAAAGCCATGGATGTGAAAAGGCAGAACCTCAGGACTTTTCAAAGATCGAAACTATCTGGGAAGGGGAAAG ATACAAAAACCAGGAGAACTTTTCAAAACCAAGGCCTGAAGGTGCTTCGGAACAAGCCCCGGCAGGTTTCAAACCAAAAGACCCACTCTGAAGAAGTGCTCCGCATCCGCGAGCTGAAAAACCGGGGGTTGGATGAATTGCAGCAGCTGAGAGAGCTTAAAAATGACAACAGACTGCTGAAGACTCTAGTCAGTCAAAACAAAGTGATACTGCAGCAGTTCCCCAGTCCAGACAACCGAATTTTTAAG ACCCTCACCAAATACGTAAACAAGCTCTACGGCCTGCAGACTTTGAGCCGTCAAACCCGTGCCTGCTCGAACAACACGACAGCCAAGCTAAACGCCGTAGAGGATAAGTTGCTGAACGCAAACGACTCTCTTCAGCACCTGAAGCGCCTCAGCCAGGATCACAACCTACTGAAAAAAGAGCCGCTTATCTGCATGATGGCCCAGGTCTTGGCCAAGTTGGAGCAGAAGGACACGAGGATAAAG GAATTGGAGAGGCATATTCAGTTGAGCCAAATCTGGTTCAATCACCAGTTAGCCAAAGGGAAATGGAAGTTCAACATAACGATGAAATGTACATGCCCAAAGCCTCAAAACCTCACCCAGGACATGCAG GATGAAGCAAGTGAACTACAAACAGCCCAGATAG CCAGCGAAAGCAAGGACATTCAAACTGATGGATCCACTGAGGCTTCAAGTCCTGTACAGTCTGATACTTATGAGATTGTGCAGCTGgatgagcagctggaggaggaccaggaagatgagcagctggaggagcatcTGGAGGACCAGGAAgatgagcagctggaggagcagctggatgAGCAGGAAGACGAGGAAAAGCAGGAGAGCCCTGTAAACCTG TATTGTTGTGACCCAGTGCAGGAGTCTTTGGATACTGAGACAGAGGATTCTTCAAATGTCCTGTCAGCAGAGAGTCATGTTGAGGATCCTGCTGTTGAAGAGGAGAGATCATTGTTACCAGTGGCAACCGAGGCACCGCTGGTGTTCCAGGAAAAgcagaaaccacagaaacatgAGGAGTCTCTGAAATTACTCACTAAAGCCAAACAAAACTATACATTCAAGCAAACTATAAATAACCTGCACAAAGGACTACCTGCCTACAGATGTGAGTATGTCAAGGACCCAAAGAAATCTCCAGCCGTCAGGAAGTGGACTTTTAAACCTCATCCAGAACAAACATCATCTGGGAAACCCACACAAGATGGAGCATGCAGTTCTCTGAACCTCGGActgacaaataaaccaaaagacATTGACTAA
- the LOC109634490 gene encoding lebercilin-like protein isoform X2, which translates to MEQRSRTLSCLPILFLMEKHNKAMDVKRQNLRTFQRSKLSGKGKDTKTRRTFQNQGLKVLRNKPRQVSNQKTHSEEVLRIRELKNRGLDELQQLRELKNDNRLLKTLVSQNKVILQQFPSPDNRIFKTLTKYVNKLYGLQTLSRQTRACSNNTTAKLNAVEDKLLNANDSLQHLKRLSQDHNLLKKEPLICMMAQVLAKLEQKDTRIKELERHIQLSQIWFNHQLAKGKWKFNITMKCTCPKPQNLTQDMQDEASELQTAQIASESKDIQTDGSTEASSPVQSDTYEIVQLDEQLEEDQEDEQLEEHLEDQEDEQLEEQLDEQEDEEKQESPVNLYCCDPVQESLDTETEDSSNVLSAESHVEDPAVEEERSLLPVATEAPLVFQEKQKPQKHEESLKLLTKAKQNYTFKQTINNLHKGLPAYRCEYVKDPKKSPAVRKWTFKPHPEQTSSGKPTQDGACSSLNLGLTNKPKDID; encoded by the exons ATGGAACAAAGAAGCAGAACTTTATCAT GTCttcctattttatttttgatggaaAAGCACAATAAAGCCATGGATGTGAAAAGGCAGAACCTCAGGACTTTTCAAAGATCGAAACTATCTGGGAAGGGGAAAG ATACAAAAACCAGGAGAACTTTTCAAAACCAAGGCCTGAAGGTGCTTCGGAACAAGCCCCGGCAGGTTTCAAACCAAAAGACCCACTCTGAAGAAGTGCTCCGCATCCGCGAGCTGAAAAACCGGGGGTTGGATGAATTGCAGCAGCTGAGAGAGCTTAAAAATGACAACAGACTGCTGAAGACTCTAGTCAGTCAAAACAAAGTGATACTGCAGCAGTTCCCCAGTCCAGACAACCGAATTTTTAAG ACCCTCACCAAATACGTAAACAAGCTCTACGGCCTGCAGACTTTGAGCCGTCAAACCCGTGCCTGCTCGAACAACACGACAGCCAAGCTAAACGCCGTAGAGGATAAGTTGCTGAACGCAAACGACTCTCTTCAGCACCTGAAGCGCCTCAGCCAGGATCACAACCTACTGAAAAAAGAGCCGCTTATCTGCATGATGGCCCAGGTCTTGGCCAAGTTGGAGCAGAAGGACACGAGGATAAAG GAATTGGAGAGGCATATTCAGTTGAGCCAAATCTGGTTCAATCACCAGTTAGCCAAAGGGAAATGGAAGTTCAACATAACGATGAAATGTACATGCCCAAAGCCTCAAAACCTCACCCAGGACATGCAG GATGAAGCAAGTGAACTACAAACAGCCCAGATAG CCAGCGAAAGCAAGGACATTCAAACTGATGGATCCACTGAGGCTTCAAGTCCTGTACAGTCTGATACTTATGAGATTGTGCAGCTGgatgagcagctggaggaggaccaggaagatgagcagctggaggagcatcTGGAGGACCAGGAAgatgagcagctggaggagcagctggatgAGCAGGAAGACGAGGAAAAGCAGGAGAGCCCTGTAAACCTG TATTGTTGTGACCCAGTGCAGGAGTCTTTGGATACTGAGACAGAGGATTCTTCAAATGTCCTGTCAGCAGAGAGTCATGTTGAGGATCCTGCTGTTGAAGAGGAGAGATCATTGTTACCAGTGGCAACCGAGGCACCGCTGGTGTTCCAGGAAAAgcagaaaccacagaaacatgAGGAGTCTCTGAAATTACTCACTAAAGCCAAACAAAACTATACATTCAAGCAAACTATAAATAACCTGCACAAAGGACTACCTGCCTACAGATGTGAGTATGTCAAGGACCCAAAGAAATCTCCAGCCGTCAGGAAGTGGACTTTTAAACCTCATCCAGAACAAACATCATCTGGGAAACCCACACAAGATGGAGCATGCAGTTCTCTGAACCTCGGActgacaaataaaccaaaagacATTGACTAA